From a region of the Prosthecobacter debontii genome:
- the ald gene encoding alanine dehydrogenase: MKIGVPKEIKEQENRVSVTPSAAYQLIKRGHEVLVETQAGAGSGFPDADYEAVGATLIHDHAAVFEQAGMIVKVKEPLPTEYSLLRRGQLLFTYLHLAANRTLTEALLDSGVTALAYETIEVNHRLPLLEPMSEIAGRMSVLVGGYFLAKHAGGSGTLLGGVPGVLPGRVVVLGGGVAGINAARMATGLGADVTILEVDVERMRFLDITIHTAHTLYSNESHLMELLPNVDLLIGAVLVPGARAPKLISREMLRRMRPGSMLVDIAVDQGGCAETTRPTTHHDPVYIEEGVTHYCVANMPGAYARTATQALINVTHRYIELLADHGLQEACQKQRALIGGINVMNGQLHNEAVAKAHQMNFVPLTDEL, encoded by the coding sequence ATGAAGATCGGCGTCCCCAAGGAAATCAAGGAACAGGAAAACCGAGTCTCGGTCACCCCTTCGGCCGCTTATCAGCTCATCAAGCGTGGGCATGAGGTCCTGGTGGAGACACAGGCAGGCGCGGGATCAGGGTTTCCAGATGCGGATTACGAGGCGGTGGGAGCCACACTGATCCATGATCATGCAGCGGTCTTTGAGCAGGCGGGGATGATTGTGAAGGTGAAGGAACCTCTGCCGACTGAATACTCTCTGCTGAGGCGGGGACAGCTTCTCTTCACCTACTTGCACCTTGCGGCCAATCGCACGCTGACGGAGGCCTTGCTCGACTCGGGCGTGACGGCGCTGGCTTATGAAACGATCGAGGTGAATCACCGTCTGCCCCTGCTGGAGCCGATGAGCGAGATCGCGGGGCGCATGTCGGTGCTGGTGGGAGGGTATTTTCTGGCCAAACATGCGGGTGGGAGTGGCACGCTCTTGGGCGGTGTGCCGGGGGTCTTGCCGGGGCGCGTCGTGGTGCTGGGCGGTGGAGTGGCGGGCATCAATGCGGCGCGCATGGCCACAGGACTGGGCGCAGATGTGACTATCCTTGAGGTGGATGTGGAACGCATGCGCTTCCTCGACATCACCATTCATACCGCGCACACGCTCTACTCGAATGAAAGCCACCTCATGGAGTTGCTACCGAACGTGGATCTGCTGATCGGTGCAGTGCTGGTGCCAGGGGCACGTGCGCCGAAACTCATTAGCCGTGAGATGCTGCGTCGCATGCGCCCTGGCAGTATGCTGGTGGACATTGCCGTGGATCAGGGTGGCTGTGCGGAAACGACACGCCCGACCACGCATCATGATCCGGTGTATATTGAGGAAGGGGTGACGCATTACTGTGTGGCGAATATGCCCGGGGCCTATGCCCGCACGGCGACTCAGGCGCTCATCAATGTCACGCATCGCTACATCGAATTGCTCGCTGATCATGGGCTGCAAGAAGCCTGTCAAAAACAACGGGCCTTGATCGGTGGCATCAATGTGATGAATGGTCAGCTTCATAACGAAGCTGTGGCCAAGGCGCATCAAATGAACTTTGTTCCGCTGACGGACGAATTGTAA
- a CDS encoding NAD(P)/FAD-dependent oxidoreductase, translating into MNSPYDVLIIGGGPAGASTATILAEHGHRVLVIEREKFPRYHVGESLIPFTFGPLERLGMIPKMKKSHFMKKYSVSFVQPDGRRSQPFYFYTRYDKETVAQTWQVLRSEFDEMLLNNARERGAEVREETTVTRLLKNDSGHVIGVEVKNKDGSLESLYSSMVIDASGKEAFASNREGWRVGDPYLNKIAVWTYYKGSKRAKDLDEGATTIAFIPERGWFWHIPQHNDMVSVGVVAEGKYLTRDGVRDPKAMFEREISENKWIAEHLSAGECTGEYWLTSEYSRHSRYCASPGLLLVGDAFAFLDPVFSSGVMLALKSGVLAADAVHEALKANDLSPERFSGYSDQIREGVENMRKLVYAFYDPNFSFKDVVMKYPEAGAEITDCLSGDLNKDYTTLWNRIREFADLPDELPYGVPLAA; encoded by the coding sequence ATGAACAGTCCTTATGACGTCCTCATCATCGGTGGTGGTCCTGCCGGTGCCAGCACTGCCACCATTTTGGCCGAGCATGGCCATCGGGTCCTGGTGATTGAGCGCGAGAAGTTTCCTCGTTACCATGTGGGCGAGTCGCTGATCCCTTTCACCTTCGGTCCGTTGGAGCGGCTGGGCATGATCCCGAAGATGAAGAAGAGCCACTTCATGAAGAAGTATAGCGTCAGCTTTGTGCAGCCGGACGGACGGCGCTCCCAGCCCTTTTATTTCTACACGCGTTACGATAAGGAGACGGTAGCTCAGACCTGGCAGGTGCTGCGCTCGGAGTTTGATGAAATGCTCCTGAACAATGCCCGCGAGCGTGGGGCCGAAGTGCGTGAAGAGACCACCGTGACTCGGTTGCTCAAAAACGACAGCGGTCATGTCATCGGTGTCGAGGTGAAGAATAAGGACGGCAGTCTGGAGTCCCTGTATAGCAGCATGGTCATTGATGCCTCGGGTAAAGAAGCCTTTGCCTCGAATCGAGAAGGATGGCGTGTGGGAGATCCCTACCTCAACAAGATCGCGGTCTGGACCTACTACAAAGGGTCCAAGCGCGCCAAGGATCTGGATGAAGGGGCGACGACAATTGCGTTCATTCCTGAGCGGGGCTGGTTCTGGCACATTCCCCAACACAACGACATGGTGAGCGTGGGCGTGGTGGCCGAGGGCAAATACCTGACTCGTGATGGCGTGCGTGACCCGAAAGCCATGTTCGAGCGTGAGATCTCCGAGAACAAGTGGATCGCTGAACACCTCTCGGCAGGCGAGTGCACCGGAGAGTATTGGCTGACGAGTGAGTATTCTCGTCACTCCCGCTACTGCGCTTCACCCGGGCTCTTGTTGGTAGGCGATGCTTTTGCCTTCCTCGACCCCGTTTTCAGTAGCGGTGTGATGTTGGCTTTGAAAAGCGGTGTGCTTGCGGCTGATGCCGTGCATGAGGCTCTGAAGGCCAATGACTTGTCTCCCGAGCGATTTTCGGGATACAGTGATCAGATCCGTGAAGGCGTGGAAAACATGCGCAAGCTGGTGTATGCGTTTTACGATCCCAACTTCTCCTTCAAGGATGTGGTGATGAAGTATCCTGAGGCCGGGGCTGAGATCACGGATTGTCTTTCGGGGGATCTGAACAAGGACTACACCACCCTGTGGAATCGCATCCGTGAATTTGCCGATTTGCCGGATGAACTGCCTTATGGGGTGCCCTTGGCGGCGTGA
- a CDS encoding ABC transporter ATP-binding protein — MDNADLKPLIQVRDCWKSFPGKASETIHVLEHVNLDIHEGEFVCIVGPSGCGKSTLLNIIGGFIKESRGQVRVDGSPVNGPSPKRIFVFQENGVFPWLTVEENVGFGLMSRPQKEREERVSHYIEMVGLKGFEKSYPRELSGGMRQRVEIARALAADADVLYMDEPFGALDFLTRLKMRADLIRIWQAEKKTILFVTHDIEEAVQLADRVVVMSRRPATVAETVTVELARPRDLDAPGYLSTRDRIFDIMGMDVHGGGLSQ; from the coding sequence ATGGACAACGCTGATCTCAAACCTCTCATTCAAGTCCGGGATTGCTGGAAGTCATTCCCAGGCAAAGCCAGTGAAACCATTCATGTGCTGGAGCATGTGAATTTGGATATCCATGAAGGCGAATTCGTCTGCATTGTGGGCCCATCGGGCTGTGGGAAATCCACGCTGCTGAACATCATCGGGGGATTCATCAAAGAAAGCCGGGGACAGGTGCGTGTGGACGGTTCCCCCGTGAATGGCCCTAGCCCCAAACGCATTTTCGTTTTCCAGGAAAACGGTGTTTTCCCATGGCTGACGGTGGAGGAAAATGTGGGGTTTGGTTTGATGTCACGTCCACAGAAGGAACGTGAGGAACGCGTGTCGCACTACATCGAAATGGTGGGCTTGAAGGGGTTTGAAAAATCTTATCCGCGCGAGCTTTCCGGCGGGATGCGTCAGCGGGTGGAGATTGCCCGCGCCTTAGCCGCAGATGCGGACGTTCTTTACATGGATGAGCCGTTTGGCGCTCTGGATTTCCTCACACGTCTAAAGATGCGTGCGGATCTGATCCGCATCTGGCAGGCGGAGAAGAAGACGATCCTTTTTGTCACGCATGATATCGAGGAGGCGGTACAGTTGGCGGATCGAGTCGTGGTCATGAGCCGCAGACCGGCGACTGTGGCTGAGACGGTGACCGTGGAGTTGGCTCGGCCTCGGGATTTGGACGCTCCAGGTTACCTTTCCACGCGTGACCGAATCTTTGACATCATGGGAATGGATGTACACGGCGGGGGCTTATCGCAATAG
- a CDS encoding ABC transporter permease encodes MKNSSLRGILLPLLTAAFFLVIWHVLVRLSGSDLFPTPVDVVKGIRELFDKGLLAKYIVASLFRVSWGFSLAVIVGVPLGLALGWFKMAYEALNPMIQILRPISPIAWIPVAILWFGIDDTAPVFLIFLASVFPITVSAMAAVQNMQLVYLRAARNFGVQGTQLFRRVILPAALPQIITGIRIALGIAWLVVVAAEMIAVNSGLGYLIIDARNAGKRYDLVVAGMVMIGLIGLVLDLLVRQLEKFDEVRWGYGQR; translated from the coding sequence ATGAAAAACTCTTCTCTACGAGGCATTCTGTTACCCCTCCTGACGGCCGCGTTCTTTCTCGTGATCTGGCACGTCTTGGTGCGTCTTTCGGGTAGCGATCTTTTCCCCACGCCCGTGGATGTCGTGAAAGGTATCCGCGAGCTTTTTGATAAAGGCCTTTTAGCTAAATACATCGTGGCTTCTCTCTTCCGCGTGAGCTGGGGTTTTTCTCTGGCTGTGATCGTTGGAGTGCCGCTGGGGTTGGCTTTGGGATGGTTTAAGATGGCCTATGAGGCCCTGAATCCGATGATTCAGATCCTGCGGCCCATTTCACCCATCGCTTGGATCCCGGTAGCGATTTTGTGGTTTGGCATTGATGACACCGCTCCGGTGTTTTTGATTTTCCTGGCCAGTGTCTTCCCCATCACGGTATCGGCCATGGCGGCAGTGCAGAATATGCAGTTGGTCTATCTACGTGCCGCACGGAACTTTGGCGTGCAGGGCACACAGCTCTTTCGTCGGGTGATTCTTCCGGCCGCGCTGCCCCAGATCATCACAGGGATTCGGATCGCATTGGGCATCGCTTGGCTAGTCGTGGTGGCAGCTGAGATGATCGCGGTGAATAGCGGCCTGGGGTATTTGATCATCGATGCTCGCAATGCGGGCAAACGTTACGACTTGGTGGTGGCAGGCATGGTGATGATTGGCCTGATCGGTCTGGTTCTGGATCTACTCGTGCGCCAACTCGAAAAATTTGATGAAGTTCGCTGGGGCTATGGACAACGCTGA